A portion of the Macaca mulatta isolate MMU2019108-1 chromosome 2, T2T-MMU8v2.0, whole genome shotgun sequence genome contains these proteins:
- the TLR9 gene encoding toll-like receptor 9 precursor, with protein MGFCCSALHPLSLLVQAMVLATTLALGTLPAFLPCELQPHGLVNCNWLFLKSVPHFSAAAPRGNVTSLSLSSNRIHHLHDSDFARLPSLRRLNLKWNCPPVGLSPMHFPCHMTIEPSTFLAVPTLEELNLSYNSITTVPALPKSLISLSLSHTNILVLDSDSLASLHSLRFLFMDGNCYYKNPCRQELEVAPGALLGLGNLTHLSLKYNNLTVVPRNLPSSLEYLLLSYNRIIKLAPEDLANLTALRVLDVGGNCRRCDHAPNPCMECPRHFPQLHPDTFSHLSRLEGLVLKDSSLSWLNASWFRGLGNLRVLDLSENFLYKCITKTKAFQGLTQLRQLNLSFNYHKRVSFAHLSLAPSFGSLVALKELDMHGIFFRSLDETTLRPLAHLPVLQTLRLQMNFISQAQLGIFRAFPGLRYVDLSDNRISGASELTATMQEVVGGEKVWLQPGDLAPAPVDTPSSEDFRPNCSTLNFTLDLSRNNLVTVRPEMFAQLSHLQCLRLSHNCISQAVNGSQFLPLTSLQVLDLSHNKLDLYHEHSFTELPRLEALDLSYNSQPFGMQGVGHNFSFVAHLRTLRHLSLAHNNIHSQVSQQLCSTSLRALDFSGNALGRMWAEGDLYLHFFQGLSGLIWLDLSQNRLHTLLPHTLDKLPKSLQVLHLRDNYLAFFKWGNLIHLPKLKVLDLAGNQLKALTNGSLPAGTRLRRLDVSCNSISFVDPGFFSKAKELRELNLSANALKTVDPSWFGPLASALQILDVSANPLHCACGAAFIDFLLEVQAAVPGLPSRVKCGSPGQLQGLSIFAQDLRLCLDEALSWDCFTLSLLSVALGLGVPMLHHLCGWDLWYCFHLCLAWLPWRGRQSGQGEDALPYDAFVVFDKTQSAVADWVYNELRGQLEERRGRWALRLCLEERDWLPGKTLFENLWASVYGSRKTLFVLAHTDRVSGLLRASFLLAQQRLLEDRKDVVVLVILSPDGRRSRYVRLRQRLCRQSVLLWPHQPSGQRSFWAQLGMALTRDNHHFYNRNFCQGPTAE; from the exons ATG GGTTTCTGCTGCAGCGCCCTGCACCCTCTGTCTCTCCTGGTGCAGGCCATGGTACTGGCCACGACCCTGGCCCTGGGTACCTTGCCTGCCTTCCTACCCTGTGAGCTCCAGCCCCATGGCCTGGTGAACTGCAACTGGCTGTTCCTGAAGTCTGTGCCCCACTTCTCCGCGGCAGCACCCCGTGGCAACGTCACCAGCCTTTCCTTGTCCTCCAACCGCATCCACCACCTCCATGATTCTGACTTTGCCCGCCTGCCCAGCCTGCGGCGCCTCAACCTCAAGTGGAACTGCCCGCCGGTTGGCCTCAGCCCCATGCACTTCCCCTGCCACATGACCATCGAGCCCAGCACCTTCTTGGCTGTGCCCACCCTGGAAGAGCTAAACCTGAGCTACAACAGCATCACGACTGTGCCTGCGCTGCCCAAATCCCTCATATCCCTGTCCCTCAGCCACACCAACATCCTGGTGCTAGACTCTGACAGCCTCGCCAGCCTGCATAGCCTGCGCTTCCTATTCATGGATGGCAACTGTTATTACAAGAACCCCTGCAGGCAGGAACTGGAGGTGGCCCCAGGTGCCCTCCTTGGCCTGGGCAACCTCACCCACCTGTCACTCAAGTACAACAACCTCACTGTGGTGCCCCGCAacctgccttccagcctggagTATCTGCTGTTGTCCTACAACCGCATCATCAAACTGGCGCCTGAGGACCTGGCCAATCTGACCGCCCTGCGTGTGCTCGATGTGGGCGGAAATTGCCGCCGCTGCGACCACGCTCCCAACCCCTGCATGGAGTGCCCTCGTCACTTCCCCCAGCTACATCCCGATACCTTCAGCCACCTGAGCCGTCTTGAAGGCCTGGTGTTGAAGGACAGTTCTCTCTCCTGGCTGAATGCCAGTTGGTTCCGTGGGCTTGGAAACCTCCGAGTGCTGGACCTGAGTGAGAACTTCCTCTACAAATGCATCACCAAAACCAAGGCCTTCCAGGGCCTAACACAGCTGCGCCAGCTCAACCTGTCCTTCAATTACCACAAGAGGGTGTCCTTTGCCCACCTGTCTCTGGCCCCCTCCTTCGGGAGCCTGGTCGCACTGAAGGAGCTGGACATGCACGGCATCTTCTTCCGCTCACTCGATGAGACCACGCTCCGGCCACTGGCCCACTTGCCTGTGCTCCAGACTCTGCGTCTGCAGATGAACTTCATCAGCCAGGCCCAGCTTGGCATCTTCAGGGCCTTCCCTGGCCTGCGCTATGTGGACCTGTCAGACAACCGCATCAGCGGAGCTTCAGAGCTGACAGCCACCATGCAGGAGGTGGTTGGAGGGGAGAAGGTCTGGCTGCAGCCTGGGGACCTTGCTCCAGCCCCAGTGGACACTCCCAGCTCTGAAGACTTCAGGCCCAACTGCAGCACCCTCAACTTCACCTTGGATCTATCACGGAACAACCTGGTGACCGTGCGGCCGGAGATGTTTGCCCAGCTCTCACACCTGCAGTGCCTGCGCCTGAGCCACAACTGCATCTCGCAGGCAGTCAATGGCTCCCAGTTCCTGCCCCTGACCAGTCTGCAGGTGCTGGACCTGTCCCACAATAAGCTGGACCTGTACCACGAGCACTCGTTCACGGAGCTACCGCGACTGGAGGCCCTGGACCTCAGCTACAACAGCCAGCCCTTTGGCATGCAGGGCGTGGGCCACAACTTCAGCTTCGTGGCCCACCTGCGCACCCTGCGCCACCTCAGCCTGGCCCACAACAACATCCACAGCCAAGTGTCCCAGCAGCTCTGCAGCACATCGTTGCGGGCCCTGGACTTCAGCGGCAATGCGCTGGGCCGTATGTGGGCCGAGGGAGACCTCTATCTGCACTTCTTCCAAGGCCTGAGTGGATTGATCTGGCTGGACTTGTCCCAGAATCGTCTGCACACCCTCCTGCCCCACACCCTGGACAAACTCCCCAAGAGCCTGCAAGTGCTGCATCTCCGTGACAATTACTTGGCCTTCTTTAAGTGGGGGAACCTCATCCACCTACCCAAACTGAAAGTCCTTGACCTGGCGGGAAACCAACTGAAGGCCCTGACCAATGGCAGCCTTCCCGCTGGCACCCGGCTCCGGAGGCTGGACGTCAGCTGCAACAGCATCAGCTTCGTGGACCCCGGCTTCTTTTCCAAGGCCAAGGAGCTTCGAGAGCTCAACCTCAGTGCCAATGCCCTCAAGACAGTGGACCCCTCCTGGTTTGGGCCCCTGGCGAGTGCCCTGCAAATACTAGATGTCAGCGCCAACCCTCTGCACTGTGCCTGTGGGGCAGCCTTTATAGACTTCCTGCTGGAGGTGCAGGCTGCCGTGCCTGGTCTGCCCAGCCGGGTGAAGTGTGGCAGTCCAGGCCAGCTCCAGGGCCTCAGCATCTTTGCGCAGGACCTGCGCCTCTGCCTGGACGAGGCCCTCTCCTGGGACTGTTTCACCCTCTCGCTGCTGTCTGTGGCTCTGGGCCTGGGCGTGCCCATGCTGCATCACCTCTGTGGCTGGGACCTCTGGTACTGCTTCCAcctgtgcctggcctggcttcCCTGGCGGGGGCGGCAAAGTGGGCAAGGTGAGGATGCCCTGCCCTATGATGCCTTCGTGGTCTTTGATAAGacacagagtgcagtggcagactGGGTGTACAATGAGCTTCGGGGGCAGCTGGAGGAGCGCCGTGGGCGCTGGGCACTCCGCCTGTGCCTGGAGGAGCGCGACTGGCTGCCTGGCAAGACCCTCTTTGAGAACTTGTGGGCCTCGGTCTATGGCAGCCGCAAGACGCTGTTTGTGCTGGCCCACACGGACCGGGTCAGTGGCCTCTTGCGTGCCAGCTTCCTGCTGGCCCAGCAGCGCCTGCTGGAGGACCGCAAAGATGTCGTGGTGCTGGTGATCCTGAGCCCCGATGGCCGCCGCTCCCGCTATGTGCGGCTGCGCCAGCGCCTCTGCCGCCAGAGTGTCCTCCTCTGGCCCCACCAGCCCAGCGGTCAGCGCAGCTTCTGGGCCCAGCTGGGCATGGCCCTGACCAGAGACAACCACCACTTCTATAACCGGAACTTCTGCCAGGGACCCACGGCTGAATAG